A genome region from Frankineae bacterium MT45 includes the following:
- a CDS encoding DNA-3-methyladenine glycosylase, which produces MVDRSELAGSAVAVAPRLLGAVIQSRVGGQPVSVRITEVEAYEGVDDPASHAFRGPTPRTEVMFGQPGHLYVYFTYGMHWCANVVCGVEGVAAAVLLRGGEVVEGETVARARRPAARSSRDLARGPARLAGALGLVGDDSGTDLCRATAAPGPERERPVALLSLGDGSRFLTGPRVGISVATERPWRFWLPDEPSVSAFRAGKAKPVRGQRAD; this is translated from the coding sequence ATGGTTGATCGGTCGGAGTTGGCCGGCTCCGCCGTGGCCGTGGCGCCACGGCTGCTCGGCGCGGTGATCCAGTCTAGGGTCGGGGGCCAGCCGGTCTCGGTCCGGATCACCGAGGTCGAGGCCTACGAGGGTGTCGACGACCCCGCTTCGCACGCGTTCCGTGGGCCAACGCCGCGGACGGAGGTCATGTTCGGTCAGCCCGGGCACCTCTACGTCTATTTCACCTACGGAATGCACTGGTGCGCGAACGTCGTCTGCGGCGTGGAGGGTGTCGCCGCCGCGGTGCTCCTTCGGGGTGGTGAGGTTGTCGAAGGCGAGACGGTGGCCCGGGCGCGACGCCCCGCCGCCCGCAGTTCCCGTGATCTGGCCCGCGGACCGGCGCGGCTGGCCGGTGCTCTGGGACTGGTGGGCGACGACAGCGGCACCGATCTCTGCCGGGCCACAGCGGCTCCAGGGCCAGAGCGCGAGCGTCCGGTCGCCCTGCTTTCGCTCGGGGATGGGTCGAGATTTCTGACCGGTCCCCGCGTCGGCATCAGCGTCGCAACCGAGCGACCCTGGCGCTTCTGGCTCCCCGACGAGCCGTCGGTATCGGCGTTTCGGGCGGGCAAGGCGAAACCTGTCCGAGGGCAGCGGGCAGACTAG
- a CDS encoding argininosuccinate lyase encodes MLTNQDSPSQQAETAGAELLSSATPLWGGRFTSGPSAALQKLSLSVHFDWRLAPYDLQGSMAHARVLHRANLLSDDELAQMLQALQALRTAVANGQFVPTADDEDVHTALERGLIEQLGTLGGKLRAGRSRNDQVATDLRLYLRDHARQVGAAIADLEAALVQLADEHREVAMPGMTHLQHAQPVLFAHHLLAHVHALARDVDRLRDWDRRAAVSPLGSGALAGSSLPLDPAAVAQDLGFDRPAANSVDAVSDRDFVAEFLFIAALLGVHLSRIGEEVILWATSEFRWVRLHDSWATGSSIMPQKKNPDIAELARGKSGRFIGNLTGLLATLKALPLAYDRDLQEDKEPVFDTVEQLLMLLPAVTGMMATLTIDRARLTAAAPEGFALATDVAEWLVREGVPFREAHEVSGAFVSYCEARELDLPDLTDEQLAEVSPHLTPAVRTVLSVSGALQARSSIGGTSPDRVVEQIEGLRVDVAAQRAWSVAYPAS; translated from the coding sequence GTGTTGACTAACCAAGATTCGCCCAGCCAGCAGGCAGAGACGGCCGGAGCGGAATTGTTGAGCTCAGCTACCCCGCTGTGGGGCGGTCGCTTCACCAGCGGTCCGTCGGCGGCGCTGCAGAAGCTCTCGCTGTCGGTTCACTTCGACTGGCGGCTCGCCCCCTACGATCTGCAGGGCTCGATGGCGCATGCCCGGGTGCTGCATCGGGCCAACCTGCTCAGCGACGACGAACTCGCCCAGATGCTGCAGGCCCTACAGGCGCTGCGGACGGCCGTCGCCAACGGCCAGTTCGTCCCGACCGCGGACGACGAGGACGTGCACACCGCGCTGGAGCGCGGCTTGATCGAACAGCTCGGCACGCTCGGCGGCAAGCTGCGGGCCGGTCGCAGCCGCAACGACCAGGTCGCGACGGATCTGCGCCTCTATCTGCGTGACCATGCCCGCCAGGTGGGTGCGGCGATCGCCGATCTCGAGGCGGCACTCGTCCAACTCGCCGACGAACATCGCGAGGTCGCGATGCCGGGGATGACGCATCTGCAGCACGCTCAGCCGGTGCTCTTCGCGCACCATCTCCTCGCCCATGTACATGCCCTGGCCCGCGACGTCGACCGGCTGCGAGACTGGGATCGTCGCGCCGCAGTCTCCCCGCTCGGCTCCGGGGCGCTCGCCGGATCGTCCCTGCCGCTGGATCCCGCGGCGGTGGCGCAGGATCTCGGCTTCGACCGTCCGGCAGCCAACTCGGTCGACGCGGTCTCAGACCGTGACTTCGTGGCGGAGTTCCTCTTCATCGCCGCACTCCTCGGTGTCCACCTCTCTCGCATTGGTGAGGAGGTCATCCTCTGGGCGACCAGCGAGTTCAGATGGGTTCGCCTGCACGACTCCTGGGCCACCGGATCGTCGATCATGCCGCAGAAGAAGAATCCCGACATCGCGGAGCTGGCCCGGGGAAAGTCGGGTCGCTTCATCGGCAACCTGACCGGCCTGCTGGCCACGCTCAAGGCGCTCCCGCTGGCCTACGACCGTGACCTGCAGGAGGACAAGGAGCCCGTCTTCGACACGGTCGAGCAACTGCTCATGCTGCTTCCGGCGGTGACCGGGATGATGGCGACGCTGACGATCGACCGCGCTCGTCTGACCGCCGCCGCCCCGGAGGGCTTCGCCTTGGCCACCGATGTCGCGGAGTGGCTCGTACGGGAAGGTGTGCCGTTCCGGGAGGCCCATGAGGTCTCCGGTGCCTTCGTCTCCTACTGCGAGGCCCGGGAACTCGACCTACCGGATCTCACCGATGAGCAACTGGCTGAGGTCAGCCCGCACCTGACGCCGGCGGTGCGTACGGTGCTCAGCGTCTCCGGCGCGCTTCAGGCTCGCTCTTCGATCGGCGGGACATCGCCGGATCGGGTCGTGGAACAGATCGAAGGGCTGCGGGTCGACGTCGCGGCACAGCGGGCGTGGTCCGTGGCCTATCCCGCCTCGTAA
- a CDS encoding argininosuccinate synthase yields the protein MSKVLTSLPVGERVGIAFSGGLDTSVAVAWMRAKGAIPCAYTADIGQYDEPDISGVPARAKEYGAELARAVDCRRELVEEGLAALACGAFHIRSGGRTYFNTTPLGRAVTGTLLVRAMRDDDVHIWGDGSTFKGNDIERFYRYGLLANPGLRIYKPWLDADFVTELGGRAEMSQWLIENNLPYRDSKDKAYSTDANIWGATHEAKTLEHLDVSLETVDPIMGVKFWDPAVEIATEDITVRFDRGRPVAINGVGFDDPVELVEQANAIGGRHGLGMSDQIENRIIEAKSRGIYEAPGMALLWTAYERLLNAIHNEDTIANYHAEGRRLGRLLYEGRWLDPQSLMLRESIQRWVASLVSGEVTLRLRRGEDFTVVDTRGPAFSYHPEKLSMERTENAAFGPVDRIGQLTMRNLDIADSRAKLEQYAAQSGGQLGQAYLFGELESAGLGEGGATQISDNTAPEGLDETVLDNAAMEFGVD from the coding sequence GTGAGTAAGGTCTTGACCTCCCTGCCAGTGGGGGAGCGCGTCGGCATCGCCTTCTCAGGCGGCCTCGACACCTCGGTGGCGGTCGCCTGGATGCGGGCCAAGGGCGCCATCCCCTGCGCGTACACCGCCGACATCGGCCAGTACGACGAGCCTGACATCTCCGGCGTGCCCGCCCGGGCCAAGGAGTACGGCGCCGAACTGGCCCGCGCGGTGGACTGCCGGCGCGAGTTGGTCGAGGAGGGACTCGCTGCCCTGGCCTGCGGCGCCTTCCACATCCGCTCAGGCGGCCGGACGTACTTCAACACGACCCCCCTCGGGCGGGCCGTGACCGGAACGCTGCTCGTGCGCGCGATGCGCGACGACGACGTGCACATCTGGGGCGACGGGTCGACCTTCAAGGGCAACGACATCGAACGCTTCTACCGGTACGGACTGCTGGCCAACCCGGGCCTGCGGATCTACAAGCCGTGGTTGGACGCAGACTTCGTGACTGAGCTCGGTGGCCGGGCCGAGATGAGCCAGTGGCTGATCGAGAACAACCTGCCCTACCGCGACAGCAAGGACAAGGCGTACTCGACGGATGCCAACATCTGGGGCGCCACCCACGAGGCCAAGACGCTGGAGCACCTAGACGTCTCCTTGGAGACCGTCGACCCCATCATGGGCGTCAAGTTCTGGGACCCGGCCGTCGAGATCGCCACCGAGGACATCACCGTGCGCTTCGACCGAGGACGTCCGGTGGCCATCAACGGAGTGGGCTTCGACGACCCGGTCGAGCTGGTAGAGCAGGCCAATGCCATCGGCGGCCGGCACGGCCTGGGAATGTCGGATCAGATCGAGAACCGGATCATCGAGGCCAAGTCGCGTGGCATCTATGAGGCGCCGGGAATGGCGCTGCTCTGGACGGCCTACGAGCGCCTGCTGAACGCGATCCACAACGAAGACACGATCGCGAATTATCACGCCGAGGGGCGCCGGCTCGGGCGCCTGCTTTACGAGGGTCGCTGGCTGGACCCGCAGTCACTCATGCTCCGCGAGTCGATCCAGCGCTGGGTCGCCTCACTGGTCAGCGGCGAGGTGACCCTGCGGCTGCGGCGCGGCGAAGACTTCACCGTCGTGGACACCCGTGGGCCGGCCTTCTCCTACCACCCGGAGAAGCTGTCGATGGAGCGCACCGAGAATGCCGCCTTCGGCCCGGTGGACCGCATCGGCCAGCTCACCATGCGCAACCTGGACATCGCCGATTCGCGGGCCAAGCTTGAGCAGTACGCGGCCCAGTCCGGCGGTCAGTTGGGCCAGGCGTACCTCTTCGGTGAGTTGGAGTCCGCCGGCCTGGGTGAGGGTGGCGCCACGCAGATATCTGACAACACCGCTCCGGAAGGTCTCGACGAGACGGTGCTCGACAACGCAGCGATGGAGTTCGGTGTTGACTAA
- a CDS encoding transcriptional regulator, ArgR family codes for MTEEDRRVSDRSVNSNADPQNPPATPAPPAASDPQPSAEAHHGREFSSKAARHARIVAALSLRTVHSQAELARVLSAEGFQVTQATLSRDLDELGAVKLRTPDGGVSVYVIPEDGSPLAVRSADDAPPQRLARLLGEMMVSIESSANLAVLRTPPGAAHYLASAIDRAGLREVIGCIAGDDTILVVSREAAGGQALANYLVELSRDS; via the coding sequence ATGACGGAGGAAGATCGTCGTGTGAGCGATCGATCCGTCAACTCGAACGCAGATCCGCAGAACCCGCCGGCGACGCCGGCGCCGCCCGCGGCCAGTGATCCACAACCATCCGCCGAGGCACACCACGGCCGCGAGTTCAGCAGTAAGGCCGCGCGGCATGCTCGCATCGTCGCGGCGCTCTCGCTGCGCACCGTGCACTCCCAGGCCGAGTTGGCCCGAGTGCTGAGCGCGGAGGGCTTTCAGGTGACCCAGGCGACGCTGAGCCGCGACCTTGACGAGCTGGGTGCGGTGAAGCTGCGCACCCCCGACGGTGGCGTCTCGGTCTACGTCATCCCCGAGGACGGTTCGCCCCTCGCGGTCCGCTCGGCCGACGACGCCCCGCCTCAGCGCCTGGCCCGGCTGCTCGGCGAGATGATGGTCTCGATCGAGTCGAGCGCCAATCTGGCGGTCCTGCGCACGCCGCCCGGTGCCGCCCACTATCTGGCATCGGCCATCGACCGCGCCGGCCTGCGGGAGGTCATCGGCTGCATCGCCGGTGATGACACCATTCTCGTCGTGAGCCGGGAGGCGGCCGGCGGGCAGGCGCTGGCCAACTACCTCGTCGAGCTCTCACGCGACTCCTGA
- a CDS encoding ornithine carbamoyltransferase yields the protein MTRHFLRDDDLTPDEQAAVLALAAEMKSSRFVHQPLAGPRTVAVIFDKPSTRTRVSFSVGIAELGGHPLVIDGGSSQLGRGEPIEDTARVLERQVAAIVWRTFGHDRIEAMASASSVPVINALTDDFHPCQILADLQTVAERRGALAGLTFTYVGDAANNMSHSYLLGCATAGMHVRVAGPADYQPDPDVVARAEEIAAQTGGSVLVTTSMSEAVAGADVLATDTWVSMGQEEEKASRASKFLDYSITSDSLAAAAPDAIVLHCLPAYRGLEIAADVIDGPQSAVWDEAENRLHAQKALLTWLLEQP from the coding sequence ATGACCCGTCATTTCCTGCGCGACGACGACCTCACCCCCGACGAGCAGGCGGCCGTGCTGGCCCTGGCCGCGGAGATGAAGTCGAGCCGCTTCGTGCACCAGCCGCTGGCCGGACCGCGAACCGTCGCCGTCATCTTCGACAAGCCCTCGACGCGCACCCGCGTCTCCTTCAGCGTCGGGATCGCCGAGCTGGGAGGTCACCCGCTCGTCATCGACGGTGGTAGCAGCCAGCTCGGCCGGGGCGAGCCGATCGAGGACACCGCCCGGGTGCTGGAACGCCAGGTCGCTGCGATCGTCTGGCGAACCTTCGGCCATGATCGGATCGAGGCAATGGCCTCGGCCAGTTCGGTGCCCGTCATCAATGCGCTCACCGACGACTTCCACCCGTGCCAGATCCTCGCCGACCTCCAGACGGTGGCCGAGCGACGGGGTGCGCTGGCCGGGTTGACCTTCACCTACGTCGGCGATGCCGCCAACAACATGTCCCACTCGTACCTGCTCGGATGCGCCACCGCGGGGATGCACGTGCGCGTCGCCGGACCGGCCGACTATCAGCCCGACCCGGATGTCGTCGCCCGGGCTGAGGAGATCGCCGCCCAGACGGGCGGGTCGGTGCTCGTCACCACCAGCATGTCCGAGGCCGTCGCCGGCGCCGACGTGCTGGCCACCGACACCTGGGTCTCGATGGGGCAGGAGGAGGAGAAGGCGAGCCGGGCCAGCAAGTTCCTCGACTACTCGATCACCTCCGACTCGCTGGCCGCTGCCGCACCGGATGCGATCGTGCTGCACTGCCTGCCGGCCTACCGGGGCCTCGAGATCGCCGCCGATGTCATCGACGGTCCGCAGAGCGCAGTCTGGGACGAAGCCGAGAACCGCCTGCACGCCCAGAAGGCACTTCTCACCTGGCTGTTGGAGCAACCCTGA
- a CDS encoding acetylornithine aminotransferase, whose amino-acid sequence MGGNSELRSRWSAAMMNNYGTPPIALSHGRGVSVWDADGNEYLDFVGGIAVSALGHAHPAIVAAVSEQVGRLAHTSNLVIHEPGVRLAEKLGELLGGQPRVFFANSGTEANECAIKLSRKYGRLRNPDGSRLKIVATNGGFHGRTLGSLAITGNPSKRAPFEPLPGPVTFIDFGDLDALRAAVDETTAAVFLEPTLGEGGVVPAPPGFLAAARGICDAAGALLVIDEVQSGIGRTGQWFASQAEGVRPDIITLAKGLGGGLPIGACIAFGEAGELFSPGDHGSTFGGNPISCAAALAVITTIQDEHLLDSVKRVGESLAEQLSALQSPLVAEVRGSGLWRALALRSEVAADVELAARQHGLLVNAVKADVIRLAPPLIVEQGEVDSAVQRLATALTDVSGEIS is encoded by the coding sequence ATGGGCGGCAACAGCGAGCTGCGCAGTCGCTGGAGCGCGGCGATGATGAACAACTACGGCACACCGCCGATCGCCCTCAGCCACGGTCGCGGGGTAAGCGTCTGGGACGCCGACGGCAACGAATACCTCGATTTTGTCGGGGGAATCGCGGTCTCGGCGCTCGGGCACGCGCACCCGGCCATCGTGGCTGCGGTGTCGGAACAGGTCGGGCGTCTGGCCCACACCTCGAACCTGGTCATTCATGAGCCGGGGGTCCGGCTGGCCGAGAAGCTGGGGGAGTTGCTCGGCGGGCAGCCGCGGGTCTTCTTCGCCAACAGCGGCACCGAGGCTAACGAATGTGCCATAAAACTAAGCCGAAAGTACGGTCGCCTACGCAACCCTGACGGCAGTCGCCTCAAGATTGTCGCCACCAACGGGGGCTTCCACGGACGTACTCTCGGGTCGCTGGCCATCACCGGAAATCCGAGCAAGCGCGCGCCCTTCGAGCCGCTGCCGGGACCGGTGACGTTCATTGACTTCGGCGACCTGGACGCCTTGCGCGCAGCGGTGGACGAGACGACCGCAGCGGTCTTCCTCGAACCCACCCTGGGTGAGGGCGGCGTCGTGCCGGCGCCACCCGGCTTCCTCGCGGCGGCCCGCGGAATCTGCGACGCGGCGGGCGCGCTGCTCGTCATCGACGAGGTGCAGAGCGGCATCGGACGCACCGGGCAGTGGTTCGCCAGCCAGGCCGAGGGCGTCCGCCCGGACATCATCACCCTCGCGAAGGGCCTCGGCGGCGGGCTGCCGATCGGTGCCTGCATCGCCTTCGGCGAGGCCGGCGAGCTCTTCTCCCCGGGCGACCACGGCAGCACCTTCGGAGGCAACCCGATCTCCTGCGCCGCTGCATTGGCGGTGATCACCACGATCCAGGACGAGCATCTCCTCGACTCGGTGAAGCGGGTCGGCGAATCGCTCGCCGAGCAACTCTCGGCCCTGCAGTCGCCGCTGGTCGCCGAGGTCCGCGGTTCCGGCCTGTGGCGCGCGCTGGCCCTGCGCAGCGAGGTGGCGGCCGACGTCGAACTGGCCGCCCGGCAGCATGGCCTGCTCGTCAACGCCGTCAAGGCCGACGTCATCCGGCTGGCCCCACCACTGATTGTGGAGCAGGGCGAGGTGGACTCGGCCGTGCAGCGGTTGGCCACCGCCCTCACCGACGTCTCCGGAGAGATCTCATGA
- a CDS encoding N-acetylglutamate kinase, giving the protein MTRDREQALAKAATLVDALPWLGRFHGKIVVVKYGGNAMTSPELQRAFAEDIVFLRYAGLKPVVVHGGGPQITEHLDRLGIVSEFKAGLRVTTPEAMKIVRMVLVGQVNGEVVNLINDHGAFAVGLCGEDGGMLTATRRPAMIDGVAVDIGQVGDVTAVDPSTIHALIDAGRIPVIATVARGLDGLSYNVNADTAAAAVAVALNAEKLIVLTDVEGLYADWPNSTEVVSQIGAEDLAALIPTLSAGMAPKMEACLRAVEGGVPRAHVLDGRVPHALLLEVFTSEGVGTMVLPDGALSGSVT; this is encoded by the coding sequence ATGACCCGGGACCGGGAACAGGCGCTGGCCAAGGCCGCCACCCTGGTCGACGCGCTGCCCTGGCTGGGGCGCTTCCACGGCAAGATCGTCGTGGTCAAGTACGGCGGCAACGCGATGACCTCGCCCGAACTGCAACGGGCCTTCGCCGAGGACATCGTCTTCCTGCGCTACGCGGGGTTGAAGCCGGTCGTGGTCCACGGCGGTGGGCCGCAGATCACGGAGCACCTCGACCGGCTCGGCATCGTCAGTGAATTCAAGGCCGGGCTGCGCGTCACCACGCCGGAGGCCATGAAGATCGTCCGGATGGTGCTGGTCGGGCAGGTCAACGGTGAGGTCGTGAATCTAATCAACGACCACGGTGCCTTCGCCGTCGGACTCTGCGGTGAAGACGGCGGCATGCTCACTGCGACCCGACGGCCGGCCATGATCGACGGCGTTGCGGTCGACATCGGGCAGGTCGGCGATGTCACCGCGGTCGACCCGTCCACGATCCACGCGCTGATCGATGCCGGGCGTATCCCGGTCATCGCTACCGTGGCGCGAGGGTTGGACGGTCTCTCCTACAACGTGAACGCCGACACCGCGGCAGCGGCAGTGGCGGTGGCACTCAACGCGGAGAAGCTCATCGTCCTCACCGATGTCGAAGGCCTCTATGCTGACTGGCCGAATAGCACCGAGGTGGTGAGCCAGATCGGTGCCGAGGATCTGGCCGCACTCATCCCCACGCTTTCGGCCGGCATGGCCCCCAAGATGGAGGCCTGCCTGCGCGCGGTCGAGGGCGGGGTACCGAGGGCTCACGTCCTCGACGGACGGGTGCCGCACGCGTTGCTGCTGGAAGTCTTCACCTCGGAAGGGGTAGGAACCATGGTTCTGCCGGATGGCGCACTCTCCGGGTCGGTGACCTGA
- a CDS encoding glutamate N-acetyltransferase codes for MSVTLAKGFRAAGIAAGLKTSGAPDVALVVNDGPRDTASAVFTANRVKAAPVLWSEQVLSDGQLRAVVLNSGGANACTGPAGFADTHFTAERVAQQLHLGAGEVAVCSTGLIGVRLPMEKMLPGVDAASAALSTDGGALAAEAIRTTDTVAKVAAFTHPDGWSIGGMAKGAGMLAPSLATMLCVITSDADVDPQALQQALRTSTARTFDRLDSDGCMSTNDTVLVMANGASECRPGGAEFAEALEGVCASLAAQLLADAEGASKEIAIEVIGAVSETDAVEVGRAIARNNLLKCALFGNDPNWGRVLAAIGTTSATFEPDQLDVTINGVQVCRGGAAGEPRELVDLSGRAVTILADLNAGSSRATVYTNDLSHAYVEENSAYSS; via the coding sequence GTGAGCGTCACTCTCGCCAAGGGGTTCCGAGCAGCGGGCATCGCGGCCGGCCTGAAGACCTCCGGTGCCCCGGATGTCGCGCTGGTGGTCAACGACGGTCCACGGGATACAGCCAGTGCCGTCTTCACGGCCAACCGGGTCAAGGCCGCCCCCGTCCTCTGGTCGGAGCAGGTGCTCTCTGACGGCCAGCTTCGGGCGGTGGTCCTCAACTCCGGCGGCGCGAACGCCTGCACCGGACCGGCCGGCTTCGCCGACACCCACTTCACCGCCGAGCGGGTTGCCCAGCAGCTGCACCTCGGTGCAGGTGAGGTGGCCGTCTGCTCGACCGGTCTCATCGGCGTCCGCCTGCCGATGGAGAAGATGCTCCCCGGCGTCGACGCCGCCTCCGCGGCACTTAGCACGGACGGCGGAGCCCTCGCCGCCGAGGCCATCCGCACTACTGACACCGTGGCCAAGGTCGCTGCCTTCACCCACCCCGACGGCTGGAGTATCGGGGGGATGGCCAAGGGTGCTGGCATGCTCGCGCCTTCCCTGGCGACCATGCTCTGCGTGATTACCAGCGACGCCGACGTCGATCCGCAGGCGCTGCAGCAGGCACTGCGCACGAGCACGGCCCGTACCTTCGATCGGCTGGACTCCGACGGCTGCATGTCGACGAACGACACCGTCCTGGTGATGGCCAACGGGGCGAGTGAATGCCGTCCCGGCGGGGCGGAGTTCGCCGAGGCACTGGAGGGCGTCTGCGCGTCGCTGGCTGCGCAACTGCTGGCCGACGCCGAGGGTGCCTCGAAGGAGATCGCGATCGAGGTGATCGGAGCGGTCTCCGAGACCGACGCCGTCGAGGTCGGGCGTGCGATCGCCCGCAACAACCTGCTCAAATGCGCGCTCTTCGGCAACGACCCCAACTGGGGGCGGGTGCTGGCGGCGATCGGCACCACGTCGGCGACCTTCGAGCCGGATCAGCTGGATGTGACGATCAATGGCGTGCAGGTCTGCCGGGGCGGTGCGGCCGGTGAGCCGCGTGAGCTGGTCGATCTCAGCGGGCGCGCGGTGACGATCCTGGCCGACCTGAACGCGGGGTCGAGCCGGGCCACGGTGTACACGAACGACCTGTCGCACGCCTACGTCGAAGAGAATTCGGCCTACTCGTCATGA